Proteins from one Coffea arabica cultivar ET-39 chromosome 8c, Coffea Arabica ET-39 HiFi, whole genome shotgun sequence genomic window:
- the LOC113705306 gene encoding putative glucuronosyltransferase PGSIP8 produces the protein MESGGLSRGEITGLLVIIWMGLMSIMVRVSDATRTAVTTTEAASAVEAATATATATETTSFNAGHKHAYATMMYMGTPRDYEFYVATRVMLRSLLKLGVEADLVVIASLDVPPNWVKTLEEDGVKVRRVQNLNNPYTNQGNFDWRFKLTMNKLYAWSLVEYERVVMLDADNLFLRKTDELFQCGQFCAVFINPCIFHTGLFVLQPSMTVFKDMVHELEVGRENPDGADQGFIGSYFPDLLYKPMFRPPPNGTKLDGQYRLSLGYQMDASYYYLKLRWSVPCGPNSVITFPGAPWLKPWYWWSWPVLPLGTQWHEQRHRTVGYNAEMPFVFIQVIFYLGIMAVTRIARPGLSKLCYRREEKSVFLIQTGLKLVAFWSILAAYIAPFFLIPYTVHPLVGWSLYLLGVFALSCIAVNAFLLPMLPVLVPWFGILGSLLVMAFPWYQDGVVRALAVFGYAFCCSPIVWASVVRIVSSLQVSLEREGFLPRLAESTAPSGCNKLY, from the exons ATGGAGTCTGGGGGACTATCAAGGGGGGAGATAACGGGGCTTTTAGTGATAATATGGATGGGTTTAATGTCGATTATGGTTCGTGTAAGCGACGCGACGAGGACAGCCGTGACAACAACGGAGGCAGCGTCGGCGGTGGAGGCGGCGACGGCGACGGCGACGGCGACGGAGACGACATCGTTTAATGCAGGACATAAACATGCGTATGCGACGATGATGTATATGGGGACCCCACGTGACTACGAGTTCTACGTGGCTACGCGCGTGATGCTCAGATCCCTATTGAAGCTCGGCGTCGAAGCCGATCTCGTCGTCATTGCCTCCCTAGACGTTCCTCCCAACTGGGTGAAAACCCT AGAAGAAGATGGGGTGAAGGTTCGCAGAGTTCAGAATCTGAACAATCCATATACTAATCAGGGCAATTTCGATTGGCGATTCAAGTTGACAATGAACAAGCTTTATGCATGGAGCCTAGTGGAATATGAGAGGGTGGTCATGCTCGACGCTGACAACCTTTTCCTCCGAAAAACAGATGAACTGTTCCAATGTGGCCAGTTTTGTGCAGTTTTCATAAACCCCTGCATATTTCATACTGGTCTTTTTGTGTTGCAG CCATCAATGACAGTATTTAAGGACATGGTTCATGAGTTGGAAGTTGGGAGAGAGAATCCAGATGGTGCAGATCAAGGTTTTATCGGAAGCTATTTCCCAGATTTACTATATAAGCCAATGTTCCGGCCTCCTCCTAATGGCACTAAGCTTGATGGACAGTACAGACTTTCTCTGGGTTACCAAATGGACGCTTCTTATTATT ATCTCAAACTACGATGGAGTGTACCGTGTGGACCCAATAGCGTCATCACTTTCCCTGGGGCGCCATGGCTAAAACCATGGTATTGGTGGTCATGGCCTGTCTTGCCCCTAGGCACCCAGTGGCATGAACAACGGCATCGAactgtcgg GTACAATGCAGaaatgccctttgtatttatccaAGTAATATTTTACTTGGGAATAATGGCAGTGACGCGAATTGCACGGCCTGGTTTGTCTAAGCTATGCTATCGTCGTGAAGAGAAAAGTGTTTTCCTCATTCAAACTGGCCTTAAATTGGTTGCTTTTTGGTCTATTCTAGCAGCCTACATAGCCCCTTTCTTCCTCATTCCCTACACTGTTCATCCGCTTGTAGGGTGGAGTCTTTACTTGCTTGGGGTTTTTGCTCTGTCCTGTATAGCGGTTAATGCTTTTCTTCTACCAATGCTCCCCGTTCTAGTGCCATGGTTTGGAATCCTTGGTTCTCTTCTGGTGATGGCTTTCCCCTGGTACCAGGATGGGGTTGTTAGAGCGCTAGCTGTATTTGGCTATGCCTTTTGTTGTTCCCCTATTGTCTGGGCTTCGGTGGTTAGAATCGTGTCAAGTCTTCAGGTTTCACTTGAAAGGGAAGGCTTCTTGCCTAGGTTGGCTGAATCTACAGCTCCTTCTGGGTGTAACAAGTTGTACTAA
- the LOC113707281 gene encoding uncharacterized protein isoform X2 → MGSREDSDIDDDFSDLYKEYTGPGVSKPNTAAQERTTTNKRSHHGSDEEEDARDPNAVPTDFTSREAKVWEAKSKATERNWKKRKEEEMICKICGESGHFTQGCPSTLGANRKSQDFFERVPGREPHVKALFTEKVVSQLENDIGCKIKIEEKFIIVSGKDRLILKKGVDAVHKIKEEGEKKGSSSSQLSRSRSPERRSPVGSRFARSDSQRSNPSPQGASHFQNRFGRQDKAVEDIVRQNLQKLSRGSPQAYGNDGVRGRSSHSRSPARHPYQSNAYSSYDGHSQGRVGYRTDGWDAERRSSDSQLARKVEYPAFPQTLEEFELEYKKEAMDLERMRDKEEAEENYRHHEDRCILFQSYQDMIGVCVPCCSNLPGGD, encoded by the exons ATGGGAAGTAGGGAGGATTCAGATATAGATGATGATTTTAGTGACCTTTACAAGGAATACACGGGCCCTGGGGTTTCGAAACCCAACACTGCTGCACAAGAAAGAACTACAACAAATAAAAGGTCACATCATGGGTCTGACGAGGAAGAGGATGCTCGGGACCCTAATGCTGTTCCAACTGATTTTACTAGTCGAGAAGCTAAGGTTTGGGAAGCTAAGTCAAAAGCCACCGAGAGGAAttggaagaaaaggaaagaggaagaaatgaTTTGTAAAATCTGTGGAGAATCGGGACATTTTACCCAG GGTTGTCCATCTACACTGGGAGCAAATCGGAAGTCCCAGGATTTCTTTGAACGAGTGCCTGGAAGAGAACCTCATGTAAAAGCATTATTTACTGAGAAGGTGGTAAGCCAACTTGAAAATGACATTGGGTGCAAAATCAAAATTGAGGAAAAATTTATTATTGTCAGCGGCAAGGATAGGTTGATACTGAAAAAAGGTGTTGATGCTGTTCATAAAATTAAAGAAGAGGGTGAGAAAAAGGGTTCTTCAAGTTCTCAGCTATCAAGATCAAGGTCACCTGAAAGGAGAAGTCCCGTTGGCTCTCGATTTGCACGCTCTGATTCTCAGCGATCTAATCCTAGCCCACAGGGTGCCTCTCATTTTCAGAATAGGTTTGGTAGACAGGATAAGGCTGTGGAAGACATTGTTCGCCAGAATTTGCAAAAGCTATCTAGAGGTTCTCCACAAG CTTATGGTAATGATGGAGTTAGAGGTCGGTCAAGCCATTCGCGGTCTCCAGCACGTCACCCTTATCAAAGCAATGCATATAGTTCATATGATGGTCATAGTCAAGGCAGGGTGGGATATAGGACAGATGGGTGGGATGCTGAGAGACGTTCATCTGACAGTCAGTTGGCACGTAAGGTTGAGTATCCTGCATTTCCACAGACATTAGAGGAATTCGAGTTGGAATATAAGAAAGAGGCAATGGATCTTGAAAGAATGCGGGACAAGGAAGAAGCTGAAGAAAATTACAGGCATCATGAG GATAGGTGCATTCTTTTTCAATCATATCAAGATATGATTGGTGTTTGTGTTCCCTGTTGCTCTAATTTACCCGGTGGAGATTAA
- the LOC113707281 gene encoding uncharacterized protein isoform X1 has protein sequence MGSREDSDIDDDFSDLYKEYTGPGVSKPNTAAQERTTTNKRSHHGSDEEEDARDPNAVPTDFTSREAKVWEAKSKATERNWKKRKEEEMICKICGESGHFTQGCPSTLGANRKSQDFFERVPGREPHVKALFTEKVVSQLENDIGCKIKIEEKFIIVSGKDRLILKKGVDAVHKIKEEGEKKGSSSSQLSRSRSPERRSPVGSRFARSDSQRSNPSPQGASHFQNRFGRQDKAVEDIVRQNLQKLSRGSPQAYGNDGVRGRSSHSRSPARHPYQSNAYSSYDGHSQGRVGYRTDGWDAERRSSDSQLARKVEYPAFPQTLEEFELEYKKEAMDLERMRDKEEAEENYRHHETIREIRENYMKKLALLRETHAKQWEEFLQHDAQKRQQQVQQHMSASGFGGHKQSSYSDYENSVGNSHYSGSNMPMESRGRYPKPVEDYPSLRSHNTYGDFQRQRRDDYGKAYNRY, from the exons ATGGGAAGTAGGGAGGATTCAGATATAGATGATGATTTTAGTGACCTTTACAAGGAATACACGGGCCCTGGGGTTTCGAAACCCAACACTGCTGCACAAGAAAGAACTACAACAAATAAAAGGTCACATCATGGGTCTGACGAGGAAGAGGATGCTCGGGACCCTAATGCTGTTCCAACTGATTTTACTAGTCGAGAAGCTAAGGTTTGGGAAGCTAAGTCAAAAGCCACCGAGAGGAAttggaagaaaaggaaagaggaagaaatgaTTTGTAAAATCTGTGGAGAATCGGGACATTTTACCCAG GGTTGTCCATCTACACTGGGAGCAAATCGGAAGTCCCAGGATTTCTTTGAACGAGTGCCTGGAAGAGAACCTCATGTAAAAGCATTATTTACTGAGAAGGTGGTAAGCCAACTTGAAAATGACATTGGGTGCAAAATCAAAATTGAGGAAAAATTTATTATTGTCAGCGGCAAGGATAGGTTGATACTGAAAAAAGGTGTTGATGCTGTTCATAAAATTAAAGAAGAGGGTGAGAAAAAGGGTTCTTCAAGTTCTCAGCTATCAAGATCAAGGTCACCTGAAAGGAGAAGTCCCGTTGGCTCTCGATTTGCACGCTCTGATTCTCAGCGATCTAATCCTAGCCCACAGGGTGCCTCTCATTTTCAGAATAGGTTTGGTAGACAGGATAAGGCTGTGGAAGACATTGTTCGCCAGAATTTGCAAAAGCTATCTAGAGGTTCTCCACAAG CTTATGGTAATGATGGAGTTAGAGGTCGGTCAAGCCATTCGCGGTCTCCAGCACGTCACCCTTATCAAAGCAATGCATATAGTTCATATGATGGTCATAGTCAAGGCAGGGTGGGATATAGGACAGATGGGTGGGATGCTGAGAGACGTTCATCTGACAGTCAGTTGGCACGTAAGGTTGAGTATCCTGCATTTCCACAGACATTAGAGGAATTCGAGTTGGAATATAAGAAAGAGGCAATGGATCTTGAAAGAATGCGGGACAAGGAAGAAGCTGAAGAAAATTACAGGCATCATGAG ACTATTAGAGAAATAAGGGAGAATTACATGAAGAAACTGGCTCTTTTGAGGGAGACTCATGCAAAACAGTGGGAAGAGTTTCTTCAGCATGATGCCCAAAAGAGGCAACAACAGGTGCAACAGCACATGTCAGCTTCTGGGTTTGGTGGACATAAACAATCCAGTTATTCAGACTATGAAAATTCTGTGGGCAATTCTCACTATTCTGGATCTAATATGCCCATGGAATCTAGAGGCAGGTACCCAAAGCCTGTGGAAGATTATCCTTCCTTGCGGTCTCACAACACTTATGGTGACTTCCAGCGTCAGAGGCGTGATGACTATGGGAAAGCCTATAATCGATATTGA
- the LOC113705578 gene encoding peroxisome biogenesis protein 19-2-like — MADHSDDLDQLLDSALDDFQSLNLTSSAQSGDNEGNKQENSSMPSEVQGLGMGLPDLRSKKKGKQKVSKESHVSEALDKLRQQTREAVKGLESVSGPKPMEENIGNDAMMEDWVKQFEELAGSQDMESIVETMMQQLLSKDVLHEPMKEIGERYPTWLEDNRTKLSSEDYQRFSHQYELIKDLNEVYETDPGNFNKIVELMQKMQECGQPPNDIVQELAPEFDLSNFGPLSPETPDAQQNCCIM; from the exons ATGGCTGACCACTCCGATGATCTGGACCAACTTCTTGATA gTGCTTTAGATGATTTTCAGAGCCTCAATCTTACCTCCTCTGCTCAAAG TGGGGATAATGAAGGGAACAAGCAAGAGAATTCTTCGATGCCAAGTGAGGTACAGGGGCTAGGCATGGGATTGCCTGATTTGAGAAGTAAGAAAAAAGGGAAGCAAAAGGTTTCAAAGGAATCCCATGTTTCTGAGGCTCTTGATAAGCTAAGACAGCAGACAAGGGAGGCTGTTAAAGGGTTGGAATCTGTTTCAGGGCCGAAACCCATGGAAGAGAACATTGGAAATGATGCAATGATGGAAGATTGGGTTAAGCAATTTGAGGAGCTTGCTGGGTCTCAG GACATGGAGTCTATTGTGGAGACAATGATGCAGCAACTTTTGTCTAAAGATGTTCTTCACGAACCTATGAAAGAAATTGGTGAAAGATATCCAACTTGGTTGGAAGACAATAGAACCAAACTCAGCAGTGAAGATTATCAACGGTTCTCGCACCAGTATGAACTTATAAAAGATTTGAACGAAGTTTATGAAACTGACCCTGGTAACTTCAACAAGATTGTGGAGCTCAtgcagaaaatgcaagaatgtggGCAACCTCCCAACGACATTGTGCAGGAGCTTGCTCCGGAATTTGATCTATCAAACTTTGGACCATT ATCTCCGGAGACGCCTGATGCTCAACAAAATTGTTGTATTATGTGA
- the LOC113705307 gene encoding probable pectinesterase 68: MAFLNSHFALFFVSFVTLLFLVPNSCASSRFHRRHHFYKHNSLSTQEPSFNSSNHHHRHRYIGPSGNRLITVDLEGFGNFRSVQAAVDSVPESNRENVLIRISPGSYIEKVVVPASKPYITFEGAGRGATVIEWHDRASDRGPDGQQLRTYHTASVSVFASYFSARNISFKNTAPAPMPGMQGWQAVAFRISGDKAYFSGCGFYGAQDTLCDDAGRHYFKDCYIEGSIDFIFGNGRSMYKDCELHSIATRFGSIAAQGRKSPDEKTGFAFVRCRVTGSGPTYVGRAMGQYSRIVYSYTFFDDVVAHGGWDDWDHVSNKNRTVFFGVYKCWGPGAAAVRGVSWARELDFEAAHPFLVKSFVNGRHWIAPYDA; encoded by the exons ATGGCTTTTCTTAACTCTCACTTTGCTCTATTCTTCGTGTCCTTTGTAACATTATTATTCTTGGTTCCAAATTCTTGTGCTTCTTCCAGGTTTCACCGCAGACACCACTTCTACAAGCACAATTCACTAAGCACACAGGAACCCTCTTTTAACTCTAGCAACCACCACCACCGCCATAGATATATAGGGCCCTCCGGCAACCGTCTCATTACAGTCGACCTTGAAGGGTTCGGAAACTTCAGATCAGTTCAAGCTGCCGTTGATTCTGTCCCAGAGAGCAACCGCGAGAATGTGCTCATCCGAATAAGTCCTGGTTCTTACAT AGAGAAGGTGGTGGTGCCGGCATCAAAACCGTATATTACGTTTGAAGGAGCAGGAAGGGGTGCAACGGTGATAGAATGGCATGATAGGGCAAGTGACCGGGGGCCAGATGGCCAGCAGCTGCGTACTTATCATACGGCTTCTGTCTCCGTTTTCGCAAGTTATTTTTCAGCCAGAAATATCAGCTTCAAG AATACAGCACCAGCACCAATGCCGGGGATGCAGGGATGGCAAGCAGTGGCATTCCGGATATCCGGCGACAAAGCATACTTCTCCGGGTGTGGATTTTACGGGGCACAAGACACTCTCTGCGACGACGCCGGACGCCATTACTTCAAGGACTGTTACATCGAAGGCTCAATCGACTTCATATTTGGAAATGGTCGCTCCATGTACAAG GACTGTGAACTACACTCGATAGCCACTAGATTTGGATCCATTGCCGCCCAAGGTAGAAAGTCGCCTGATGAGAAGACTGGGTTTGCTTTTGTGCGCTGCAGAGTGACGGGATCTGGACCAACATATGTGGGCCGTGCTATGGGCCAGTACTCCAGGATTGTTTACTCCTATACATTTTTTGACGATGTGGTTGCCCATGGTGGCTGGGATGATTGGGACCATGTTAGCAACAAGAACAG GACCGTGTTTTTTGGAGTCTACAAGTGTTGGGGTCCTGGAGCTGCAGCGGTCCGCGGTGTATCATGGGCCAGGGAGCTTGATTTCGAGGCGGCCCATCCATTTCTTGTGAAGAGTTTTGTCAATGGAAGGCACTGGATTGCACCATATGATGCCTAG